The DNA segment AAATAAAATGGCATATTGAAACTGAAACCATCGGGCAAAGGGCAATGACCAATAAACTGGCCAGAATGTCGGAAGCGGAATACCTTATGAAAATAGACGCTCACTGCTCATTTTCGCAAGGATTTGATAAGGAATTACTGGACAAAATAGATGATAAAACAATTATGGCTCCTTACCTTCTCCGGCTTAATCCAGAAACTTGGGAGCCAATACCCAAACCGGCTAGCTCGGCTTTCTGTTTTGATAGTAATTTGGTTATGCAATATCATAAAGAAGCAGAAAATAATGAATTATTGAACGAAACAATGTGCCTACAAGGTTCGGCGTGGATTATTTCAAGGGAGAATTACTGGAAATGGAATATCTGCGATGAGAGTTTGGGGGGTTGGGGCGGACAAGCGGCGGAATTAGGCATCAGGGCGTTCCTAAATGGGGGAAAATGTATAACAAATAAAAATTGCTATTATGCTCATTTATTCCGAGAAAAAGAAGAGGAGTTTCCTTATCAACGGGATAAAGGGATTATTTTCAATACTTTGGAAAATTTGCGAAAAAAATATTTGAACAAAGATTTAATTCCTTTGGTTGAAAAATTTAACTATCCCTGCGACTGGAAAGAATTTGTTGCGAAACTAAAATAATGTTATAATAAATAAAATGCCTTTGGGAAAATACAAGAATTTCGCGGCTTGCGTGGCCACCAATAGAAACAAAAAAAATCCGCAAGCGTATTGCGGAACGATTGAAGCTATCATCAAAGAACGCCGCAAGAAAAAGATTAAAAAATAAAGGTGATGTTATGAACTTTTGAATCAAAGCATTCACGAGATAATAAGGGACGCTGAAAACAATTACATTTTTGGCACGACCAAGTTGGGGAATTATGTTGATTTTCAGATGCACGACACGATAGAAAAAATCGCCGCTTATTATTATTCCAAGCACACTTCGGGCGATAAAGACAGTTTGGGACGGGATAAACCATTTTTTAACATCGTTGTCGCCGCCACCAACATTTGGTATCGGGCGACCGACATTGACCGTAAGGATGTAAACATTTCCGCCACAAAATCATCGGGAATTGTTTTGTCGTTTTTGGGAACTGTTTTGTTGCAAAATTGGATGCGGAAAGCCCGCTTTGGTGTGTATCTTAATCAGTGGGGCAGAATACTGGCTCAATACGGTTCTGCCGTTTCAAAATTTGTGGAAACAGACGGAGAGTTATTATGTTCGGTTATTCCTTGGAATAGAATAATCTGCGACCCTGTGGATTTTAACGCTTTGCCAATGATTGAAAAAATCTATAAGACACCCGCCCAGCTTCGCAAAATCAAAGAATACGACCAAACTGTTGTGGAAAGTCTCATATCCGCCACAACGACTCGTAAAACACTACAAGGGCAAACCAAAGACTTAAAAAGCGACTTTATAGAATTGTTTGAAGTTCACGGAGAATTACCGGTCGCCTTACTTAAAAAAGAGCCAAAAGACGAAGACTGGAAAGAATACCGCCAGCAAGTTCACGTTGTTTCCTATGTTCAAAATAAAAGCGGAGAATATGACGATTTCACTTTGTATAAAGGCAAAGAAAAGAAAAATCCATATATGCTCCATCATCTTATTGAAGAAGACGGACGAACACTGGCAATCGGTGCAATAGAATACTTATTTGATGCTCAATGGATGCAGAACCACAGCATAAAAAATATGAAAGATACACTGGATTTGGCATCCAAACTTATTTTCCAGACGGCTGACCCTGTTTTTGCCGGCAGAAACGTGTTATCTGCAATAGAAACAGGGGATATTTTAATTCATAAAGAGAATCTACCCTTAACCCAAATTAACAACTCCAAAGCTGACATTGTTGCTTTTCAAAATTTCTCTAACCAGTGGAAAGTCTTAGCGCAAGAAATAACCTCAACGCCGGACGCTTTGCGGGGCAATACTTTGCCCTCCGGCACGCCCTATTCTCTGGGAGCTTATCTCGGCCAACAAGCTAATTCCTTGTTTGAAGTTATGACCGAAAACAAAGGACTGGCTATTGAAGATATGTTGAGAGAATTTATAATCCCCCACCTTAAAACAAAAATGGACACCAAAGATGAAGTGGCGGCTATTCTTCAAGACCATGACATCCAAAAAATTGACGCAATATATATCCCCAAAGAAGCGATAAGGAGATATAACAGTCAAGCCAAAGAAATGGTGTTAAACGGACAAATGCCTCCGGTTTTCAATCAAGCCGAAATTGAAAACCAAGTGCGAAGCGAATTATCGCCTTTGGGCAATCAACGTTTTTTTACGCCGGAAGACATTACTTGGAATGAAGCTTTAAAGAATTTGGAATGGGAAGCAGAAGTGAACATCACCAACGAAAACAAGGACAAACAAGCGGCATTGACCACCTTATCCACAATATTACAGAGCATCGCTTCCAATCCTGCCATACTTCAGGATCCGAACGCCAAACTTATTTTCAATAAAATTTTAAATACCGTAGGCAATGTTTCTCCCATTGAATTATCAATGGCCGGGAACAAGCCAACGCCCGCTGTGGTCGGTGATGGGGCTATTATCAAATAATTAAAAACCAATGGAAAAAGAACAAAAAATAACGGAAGAAGGCTACGGAATGTTCAGCCGGGACGAAATGAGATTGATTAAGGGAATTTTTAAAGACAATCCACTTTTAATCAAAACAATCCGCAAGTTTTTCTTTCAAGGCGAAATGTCGGAGGAAGAAAAAAAACTGTTGGGAATGTTAAAGAGTTTGGGTGGATTACCGATATTGAGGAAATGTCTTTTACCTGAAATTGACCCAGAAAGCCCCCTATTCCAATTTGCCGATGTTTACAACGGGATTTCAACAAAAGACCGAAGCACGGAATTTGTGAATACGGAAATTGAGGCAAAAATGCTTTTGGGCAAATATCTGGACAATCAGTTTGATGTTTTAGAAAACGGAAAAGCGAATGAAATTAAACTGCGAGATTTGGTGGATTTTGGAAAACATACCAATCCAACTGAAAGACACATTTTTTTGGCCTGCCGCAATGCCCTGCTTATGCACATAGACACGATGATGCAAATGATTAAAACACTGGCGGACATAAAAGAGGAAACAGCGGACGAAAGGTCGACTAGGTTAAAAAAAGACAGCGCAAAATGAAACACAAAAAAAAGTCGGCTAAAAAAATGGCGGAAGAAAGAATGATGATGAAGATGCCAAAAGTCTGCCCGACTTGCGGAAAGAAAATGTAATTTGTATTGACGTTAAAAATTTGATATAATTATTAGTAATCTTGGTGGAGCTTGCCCACCTAAAAAACACTCTATGGACGAAATAAAAACTTGGACTGACTTTGGAGCCTTAACCAAAGAGCAACTGGATGCTTTTACTCCAGAAGAGTTGGAAACTCTTAAAACTTCCATTGCCGACAATGAGGCAAAAACGGCCGATGAAAGAAAAAGGAAAGATGAGGAAGCGGCCAAAAACAAAGAATTGGCCGAGAATTACAAAATAAGAGCCGAAAAAGCCGAATCAAAGGTAAAAGATAAAGGAGAGGGTTTATCTGATAAGGACATTTTCACCTTAACCAAATCGGACATTGATGAAGAAGATTTTGATGAGATAAAAAATTACGCTTCTTTCAAAAAGATTTCGGTTAGTGAAGCCTTGAAAGACAAAACTCTGCAATCCATTATCTCCGACCGGAAAGAGGAACGGCAAAGCGCGGCGGTCGCGGCGGCTAACGCCAAAAGTCCGCGCGGGACTTCCAAAGTTTCACCAGAAACTTTATTGGAAAAAGCCCGACAAGGGCAAATGCCTGAAAAAGACGAGGATATAGAAAAGCTCGTTGAGGCCAGAATAAACTCAAAGAAGAGGGGCTAATAATACAGGGTGGGGCTGTGTTTGTTAGGAGTGATGATTTATTAAATAATCATTACAAACGATGAACACAATATCATCAAGAGGGTGGAGGGATAAATACCGCTCCACCGTAATGCAGCAAGTTTTGAGGTCTGCTCTTGTTGCTGAAAAAATTTGCGAAGTAGACCGCTCGGACAATTACAGGATACAAAACCCGTATAGCGGACAGCCCACTGCCGCCGTTACGGCCATAGCGTCAGCCGGAACTTACTCGGTTTCCGCTTGGACGCAAACCGACGACACGCTTACTGTTACCGACGAGGTGGCGTATGGCGAACACGTTTTCGGTTTTGAACAGCTGCTTAACAACTATGACTTGTTTGCTACCAGAATGGAGGAGCAAGCGTTTGCGGTTGCCGAAAGAATAGACCATTTCGTATTGAACAACTTGTGCGAGGATGCCACCGGAACTTACACCACGCCGGCCGGCGGTTTTACAACTGCGGCCAACATCAATGTCATAATGGCCAACTTGATTTCCAAAGTGGCCGGATATGCCGATGTTTATAAGGGTATGTTCTTGGTCATTGAGAACACCGATGTGGTTGGATTTATCCAAGCGCAGGCATCCAATGGCTTCAGTTTCGCCGATGCCGCTTTGAAAAACGGGTTTATGGACACTTATATGGGAGTGGACATTTATGTTGTCCGTTCCGGTCGGTTTGTTGATGCCACCATTGGTTCGGTCACGGTTACCAACTCCGGACATAGGGTATTTGGGGTAAAAGGAGTGTCCACTTACGCTTCGCCAAGAGGTCTGGACATAATGGAAAAAGAAATAACCGGCAAGACTGGCAAAGAAATTGCCGTGGCGGCGCAGGTCGGATTTAAGCTCTGGACGCAGAAAGCGGGATTGATAGTAGATATTACTCTTGCTTAATTATTAGCTAATCCTTCGGGGCTGATATAAGCGGGTAGCCCCATCACCCTATCCGCTTATCCCAGCCCCGAAGTTAAACAAATGGCAAAAGAAAAAGAAGTTTCAACAAAAAAAGAGCAACTCAAAGAATTGATAGAAAAATACAAAGTCCAAAATCCAGTGAAATACGAAAAGAAAAAAGGAGAACTGGAAAGAAAACTTGCGTCTCTTTAATTATTAGTTAATTCAATGCAAATGAATATAAAAAATATATTGCTGACAGTCGTAATAGCGGGGCCACAGACCAATACTCCACGACCACGTTGATAGGCACTTCTTATGAAGTGGCGGCCAACAAGCAGGCAACGATTGTGGCTTCCAGCACCCCGCTTGGCAATACTTTGTTTTCTCCGAATGACTGGCTCGTTTTCAAGATGGGCGGCGGTTCGGGCGGAAATTTCAGTCCGACAGGAGTTTGTCAGGCGACTTGGGAGGTTATTTAGCTTCTTACACATCGGCTGAAAAATCGGCCGATGAATTAAGAAGCTAAAAATTAAAAACTAATTAAAAACTAATGAAAAAAATAATATATATAACATCAGTTCTTGCCATAATTGCTTTTACGACAATAGGCATATTTTCAGCTGATAAAGTTAAAGCTAATCCTTCATCCGTGCAAATAAACACCAATGGAAGCACCACTAATTCTGTTTCTACCACCACTGCGATTTATATGACTTCCAGCACAGCTACAACCTCTGTCGCTTTTGACCCAGAAAACGGCAATCATTTGCAGTTATTTGCTTCTGCTTATTCCAGCACCACGCCGTCAGTTTTATATTTTAATCTTCAATTTTCAAACGATAATATAGATTGGTACACTTACGAAACTATTGCGGCCGGAGGTGGAACGTTAACTAATGGCACAAATGGAGATGATTATTTGTGGACAGCGGCCACTACAACAGTTAACGAAACTGTAAACAAAACTTTCCCGATAATTACCAGTTATGCCGCCAAGTATGGCAGGATACGTTTCAGTTTAACCGGCGGAGCGGGCAATGTTCTTATTCAAGCGGCGCAGAAGAAAGAATTTTAAGGTTTAAAAAAAGAGAGAAAATGAAAATAACACGAACAAGCGAAAATGAGTTTGAGATTGAACACGAACCTTTAATTGAAAAAGGAAGTATTGAAAATTTGAAAGAAAAAATCAAAATACTGGAAAATGAAAAAGATGTTTTTGAGGAGAAATTCCAAAAAATTTTTAAAGAAAAAGAAGAAAGAGAATTGAAAATTGAGGAATTAAAAAATCAAATTGAAGAAATTAAGAAATTAAAAATAAATGACACTCGCTGACATCCAAAATAGCATTTATAGGCGGACAAAAACCGATTCAACGTCGTTTTCAAACGCCAATATGCTTTTGGCTCTTAACAGGGCTTATGAAAGGGTTAATTCTTTAATCCGCCGGCATATAGATAATTACCGGCCGACATTGTGGTCGGCTTCCGATTTAACTACAGGAACAGCCACGCCAGTGTTTGATTCTCTTTATCATGATTTAATCGCTTTGTGGCCGTCTTATGAATATGCTTCCGAAAATGTAATGGCAAACGCTGGAGGATTTCTGAATATGATAAATGCCTTGGAAAAGGATTTGGTTCTATTTTATGGTTCAAGGGGTTATGATGTTTTTACCATCACAATCGCTTCGCCAGGAGTTATTACGAAGAATAAACACGGGCTTAGAAATGAGGATAGAGTTTCGTTTATCACCACAGGAGCATTACCTACAGGAATTTCTGTTGATACTTGGTATTATGTGATTTACGCAACGGAAGACACATTTAAAATTTCAGCAACGAAAGGAGGAACAGCCATCAATACTTCCGGTTCTCAATCTGGCACGCATTATTATTACACCGACCAGCAAAAAAGATTTATAGCAAATAAAGAATCAAACAAATGATTCCTAAACATTTTCTTGAATTAAACGCGCAAGATTTTATACGGGGTGCTGCCACCTCTAAATACACAGCCGATGGGGGATTTTCTCCCGAAACTTACGGGGTAAATTTAATTGCTGTTCCCGGCGTTTTGCATACGCCAACAGCTGTGGTTGATTCCGACCCTGATGGAAGAATTACAACCAACAAGGGGCTTATCGCTTCTAGTAACGATGATGATGTCTTTGGTGGTTATGAAAAAAAAATGGTGTCAAATGACGGAAAGTTTTATCGTTACAACGGCACAAAAATACCCGAAGCGGCATTGCGAACGGATGCAACCAATACTTATGCTCAGGGATTCACCGATATGATTTCTTTTGCCGGGGAAACCTATACGACAACTAAAGAAAAACTTATCAGGTGGGATGAAACGGGCGCAATTTTTAATGCGTCCTTTGCCACTTTTACCAACCAGACATATCCCCACCCAGCTTTAGTCTTTGAAAATAATGCTTTTTATGGAGATGGAAATTTATTATTAAAGCAAACTTCGGCTGGTGGCGCGCCAGCCACAGTTTTAACACTTTCCACTGACCAAATAATTATTGCTTTGGGCATTGACCCTGGAACTGGTTATATGCTTATCTCCACGACAAATTCATTGAACATTTCTGATACGTTGCCCTCAATAAATAAAGTTCTTTGGTATGATGGGTTTTCTTCCAAGCCAGTCAAAGCGGTAATTTCAGATGAAATGGTATTAAGTTTTCATTCGGTAGGAGGGGTAGTCTTTTGTGGATATGGGAAAAATTTAGGGTATATAAATGGTTCAGGGGTGGCGTTTCTTAGGAGATTAGACAATGTAACTTTTGACAATGTCCAACTTCCTTACAAACAAAAAATAACTTCAATCGGGTCAAATCTTTTTGTTCAAGACGGAAATAAAATACTTTGTTATGGAGAGATAAGCCCGGGCAGAAGAGCATTTTTTTATTTGCAAAGATTTCTGGTTGCCAACGAGGGCAACATTACCGCTCTTTTTAGCGCGGGACAAAATAAATTAGGAATTGCCGCCGACAAAGACGTTTTTTACACACTGGATGTTTCTAGTGTTTCTGGTTATGGGGGTGGTGATTTTTACACCCCATTCTATAATTTTCCCCGCCCGGTTATTATCAGAAATGTGTGGATAGAATGGGCAAATGCAGTGGCTAACTCCGCCACTCCGGGGGTTTTGTATTTAAATAGCGAAACAGTTAGTTTAAAGTTATTTCCTTCTTTACAAAACAATACAGGGGCTTCCACTAGATTCTCCGAAACAAAAAACTTAAATGAAAAAGTAAGAACATTCCAACTCAATTTAACATTTTCTAACTCCAATTATGGGGTTAAAAGGATAATTATAGGCTATGATATTGCCGAATAATATGGACAACGAAATAAAAAACTATATAGACCAGCAAATAAGAGAACACAGGCATAATGGTTTGAACGCCCAAAACATAACCAGCGAGGATATTTTTCCCCAACTTAAAAACAAGAGACTGATAAAAAGATGGGCAACGATTACTTCTTCCGCCACACCCACCATCAACACTGATGAGGTTGATTTTTTCAGCATTACAGCTCAAGCGGTTGATATAACGTCTTTTACCACCAACTTAAAAGGGGGAGCGACAGAAAACCAAACTTTATGGATAGCGATAACCGGCACGGCTTCAAGAGCGATTACTTGGGGGGCGAGCTTTGAGGCTTCCACTATTGCCCTTCCAACGACAACATCGGGAACAAACAGACTGGATGTCGGGTTTGTTTGGAATAGTGCCACAAGTAAATGGCGCTGCGTGGCAACAGCTTAAATGTCTTGGCCATATACACAAAATTTTAATAGCTTAACAACCGGCGATTTAAACGGCCAAGATAGCTGGTCAGCCAATGTCGCTTGGGACGTGCAAAACTCTGTAGTTCAAGAAGGGGCTAATGCTCTTTCTTGTGTTGCAGGTGAGTCAAATCAAAATGCCAATAGGACGATTACGAGCACAACTTCTGGTAATGTGGTTTTCTATATGCGCGCTACCCACAGTGGCGGAACGCACAATGGAGCAACATTTAGAGCAAGGGACAGTTCACTTACTGGACGTTTTGATGTTAGATTCACTCAAAATTCAAGCAACTTAGAACTTGTAGGAACGACCACGGTAACATTAGTTTCGGGGTATTCAGTAGATACCTGGTACAAAGTTGAGGTGGAGTATGATTGTTCCGGCAATACGGCAAGAGCAAGGATAAACGACGGTAGTTGGTCTTCCAGTGTGACATTGACAGGTTCGGGCGATATTACTGATTTATTTTTGCAGACAAACGATGCCGGTTCCCCCGCTGGCACTTATTATTTTGACAATATTTATGATGCGACGCCGCCTTCTTCCGGTTTTTTTCAATTATTTTAAATGATATAATAGATATATGGAGAATATCACAACATTTCAAAAATATTATAAAAATCATTCACATAGAAGAAAAATAGTTAATTTTTAGATATATGGCAGTTATACCTCAAATCGGATATAAAATTGATCCCAATAATCCCAACGCTGTGATAAGAGATTTATCTATTCCTCTTTCTACCCTTACCTCCAATGAAAAACCCTTAAACATCCAGCAGTCGCCTCAAGTTCCTCCGCCCGATATTAAAAATATCCCGATAACGGCGCCAGCTCCAAAGCCCGAATCTGCCAACGATTTAACCACACGATTGGAAGAACTGAATGCCAGTTTATTAGGCAAAGAAACCAAAATATCTAGCAGGGTGGCTGAAAAAACCGCCCCTTATGAACAATCCCTTAACGAACTAAACACTCAAATCAAACTTCATCAGGCCAATGCTTTGGCTAGGCAGGAAGAAGCTCTTAAACAGGGCGAAACATTGCGATACTCTACTGGGCTGGCTGGACAAGTTGCCAGAACGGACGCCATAGAAGCGATGAAATTATCCGCTTTGGCGCAGGGTATGCAGGGCAATATTCTCTTGGCCGAAAAACAAGCCCGGAACGCTGTAGAAGCTGAATTTGCCCAAACAGAAAAAGACCTAGCCACTGCCCGACAAAATATCATAAATAATTATGACACCTTTACGGCGGCAGAAAAGAAAAGAGCTGATGCCGCTTTGTTATCCTTAAACGAAAAAGACGCTTTTGTGGCAAGGAATAAAGCGGAAAGAGAACAGTCATATAAAATAGCGTTAGAGGCGGTTAAAAATGGATTAACGGATAATAAACTTTTAACCGAAATTCAAAACTCCACGCCAGAAAAAGCGTTGGAGCTGGCACAGCCGTTTTTGAAAGAAAAAGTTGAAACTCCAAAACCAATTATTAAAGATTACGAAGTGGGAGGCAAAATGGTAAGAGATGTCATTGATTCCGCAACTGGTAAGTTGATTTCAAGGACTGATTTAGGGATAAAGCCATCCGGAGAAGACGAGAAAAAAGATGATTATGCCAAGGCAGAAAAATTTTTAATTGATAATCCAGCGGCTTCTTATGAAGAATTAAAAAATGCCTTACTTCAAAATACAAAAAAATTATCAATATCTGAAATTGAGGCAGTTTTAGCCGACAAAGGAATTACAAAAGATATTAAACCAGAACAGTTTTTTACTGCAGAAAACATTAAAGATATTTCCAAAGAACTTATAAAGATTTACGGCGAAGACGCTGTCAAATCAATAGAAACCACTGGCAAAATAAACATAAATGACAAAGATGTTAAATTGAGCAAAGACCAAATTAAATCATTGTCTGAAGAAATCAAAAAACAACAGGAAGAAAAAGTCAAAAAACCGTGGTGGAAATTTTGGTAAATTATGGCATTAAACTTATCAGCTTTTGGAATAAAAGAAAAACAAACAAGTAATCTAAACTTATCTGCCTTTGGAATTGAGCCAGAAAAAGAAATTGTGAAAAAAGAAACACCATCTTTTAGAGATATTTTAGGCAGTCCTGGTTTTAAAACAGCCGAGACAACCCCAATGATTACGGAAGAAAAAGGAATAGCGAGACTGCCCTTTGGGAAAGAGCCGAAGGAAATACCGGGTGGAGTTGTGCCGGCATTGGGAGTTAGTTTGGTTGGTGGTTTATTGGAAGTTATCCCGCGCGTTGGCGTGCAATTTTTGGCGAACATTAAAGGACAAAAAACCGAACCGCTTAATTTGGAATTTGGAGATTTAGGCAAAAGACTTGGTTTTGATGAAAACAAAATAAAAAGCTCCGGAGAAGCATTTATGGATGACTTTACAAAAAGGCAAGAAAAAACTCCTGATGATTTTTCCAATAAAACATTTTTTAAAAATTTTGCTTTATCTTATGGCAAGAATGTTTTAACACCTATTTTGGATGCCTTTGTTGCTGGTTCAACAGGGACAACCTTAGCCAAAACAGCATTAAAATCAACATTAAAAGACCCAGTGACACAATTTGCTCTTAAAGAAATGAGAATAACTGCAGAAGAAGCGATGGATAGGGATGTTTTAAGATATGCTTTTAATCGCCAATGGGAAACAATAATAGGCAGAGGCGGTAGCGCGCAAGAACTAAATAATCTAGGCAAAGCCACAGAACACCTTATAACCAAAATTGAGGGTGGTGAGCCGATATTCGGATTAAATAAACTTGGCGAATATGTCCAAAAAACAGCCCGCAGATTTTTGGAAGATATGTCAAAAACGACAAATAGATTGCCGGTTGGTTTGTCTATTGAAGATATAAGCAAGCAGTTGCCAGCCAAGATTAAGGAAGCCAATAAATTAGTTGAGCAGATTAAACAAGCCGGTGGGGATATTCAAAAAGCCCAAGGGATTTTAACAGACATTGGCAAAGCCACTTCCGTTGACGCGGCGGAAAATCTTTTGGGACAACTAAAAACATTAACTCAACCCAGTAAAGAAATAAGCCCGCTATTAGAGGAGGCGAAGAAGTACAAGAGTGCGGAGGAGTTTGTGAAAGCACAGGGAAAAGAACTATATCACGGTAGTCCAAGGTCTACCTTTGAACAGATACAAAAAGAAGGGTTAAAGATAGTTGACCGTAAAGACACAATGAATAAAGGCAGTGGAATCTCTTTTTCTCTTGATAAGAAACACGCTGATAAATTTGGGCCTAGAATTGGTGGTGGAACAGTCGAAGCATTGCTAGATAAGTCTGCTCGTCTTGTTGAGGGGGACGTATTTAACAGTAAGGTTAAGGAAATTTATAATGGTTCAACTCTTTATTTACGTGAAAAGGCGAGGACTCAAGCGGCTGATTTTTTCAAGAAAGAAGGATATGACGGAATTGACTTTACAAAAGCCAAAACCAAACTGGCATCTGAAAGCGCGGAAAGCGAAATTCGCATTTGGAATTTAGACAAAATTAAAACCAAATCCCAACTCACCGATATATGGAATCAAGCGAATAAAGGCAAAAACCTACCCAGTAAAAAATCTTTTCTTGATACCGCCAGAAAAATTAAAACAGAAGATTTAAAAATTTTGGCTGAAAAATTTAAAAGCAAAGAATTGACGCAGACAAGATTTGAGGAATTGGTTTTAGAAGCTGATTTTGCGAAGCAAGCCATTGAAGGGAATGCCGCCAAAGAACTGGCCAAATATTCTCCTAAAAGAGGGGATTTTGCGGGACGGCTTAAAGAAGTAACCGGCAAGAAAGAAGGAGGAATTTTTGCCCAAAGAGGCGATGATATAGTAACCGAACTTGGGTTTGGAAGCAGTGAAGAAGCCAGAGAAGCATTTGAACTTTATACAAAACAAAAGAAAATTCTTGATGAAATTGAGAAAAGAATAACAGAATTAAGAAAAACTAAAGCGGCTATCGGCAAGGGCGAGAAATTGATGAAATTAGCCATTGGAGACAGGCGAGCAAGATTAAGAGCTTTAAAAGACAGATATAATCTGACCGATGCCGAATTGGCGGAAATAAAAGGTGGACGAAACCTTACCGCTATGAGTAAAAGCGAATTTGATAATTTTATAGAACAGGCCGAACAAATGGCTCAAAGATTGGAGGGAATAAGAGAAGCCCGAATTTCTTTATTGTCCACTATTCACGAAAAAGATTTAAGAAAGTGGGAAAATGTCAGACAAGCGATGAAACTTCCACCTATTAACAAAATGACGGCGGAACAGATGAACCAGCTTAATGAAGTTTTGTCGCAGTATAAAGATGCAGATGAATTTTTAACAGTCAGACAATTAGA comes from the Candidatus Paceibacter sp. genome and includes:
- a CDS encoding glycosyltransferase, translating into MISLLIPSKNEEYLQKTIDDIQNKSDVEIIVGLDGWTIPLNKEWKPKYPEKIKWHIETETIGQRAMTNKLARMSEAEYLMKIDAHCSFSQGFDKELLDKIDDKTIMAPYLLRLNPETWEPIPKPASSAFCFDSNLVMQYHKEAENNELLNETMCLQGSAWIISRENYWKWNICDESLGGWGGQAAELGIRAFLNGGKCITNKNCYYAHLFREKEEEFPYQRDKGIIFNTLENLRKKYLNKDLIPLVEKFNYPCDWKEFVAKLK